One region of Zingiber officinale cultivar Zhangliang chromosome 7B, Zo_v1.1, whole genome shotgun sequence genomic DNA includes:
- the LOC122004259 gene encoding uncharacterized protein LOC122004259: MGDDPTGKSEVESLATHDLENFEFLVGLGLMLNFEEYREHGFEKAVNEAKQMANELGIEASFKEKRYYSLQSWFEQFKKYEETFGFLFSLEKLKCVDDDNLLRSCENLEQCLKHNGNSDIDGHELFMELTLLKHSSPIEAKRAIDVLNHLKDVDDCYLNAYIAYRILLTISVIVATAERSFSKLKLIKNYLRSTISQERLNGLVMLSIEKKIVEYLDYSCLIDIFA, from the exons ATGGGTGATGATCCAACaggaaagagtgaagttgagTCTTTAGCAACACACgatcttgaaaattttgaattcttggTTGGTTTG GGTCTTATGTTGAATTTTGAAGAATATAGAGAACATGGATTTGAAAAGGCTGTTAATGAAGCTAAACAAATGGCAAATGAATTGGGAATTGAAGCTTCATTCAAGGAAAAAC GGTATTATTCTCTACAAAGCTGGtttgaacaatttaaaaaatatgaagaaaCTTTTGGATTTTTATTCAGTTTGGAGAAATTAAAGTGTGTTGATGATGATAATTTGTTAAGATCTTGTGAAAATCTTGAACAATGTTTAAAGCATAATGGAAATTCTGATATTGATGGACATGAGTTATTCATGGAGTTAACTCTTTTGAAGCATTCTTCACCAATAGAAGCAAAAAGAGCAATAGACGTGTTGAATCATCTCAAAGATGTGGATGACTGTTATCTGAATGCTTATATTGCTTACAGAATTTTGTTGACTATATCAGTTATAGTTGCAACTGCCGAAAGAAGTTTCTCGAAGTTGAAATTGATCAAAAATTATCTTCGATCAACTATATCACAAGAAAGATTGAACGGGCTGGTCATGCTATCAATTGAGAAGAAAATTGTGGAATATCTTGATTACTCgtgcttaattgatatttttgcATAA
- the LOC122004260 gene encoding zinc finger MYM-type protein 5-like, protein MVEETIDNPTNVEQENENNIHVEELDQSLDIELIQTLNVNESNDEDDVDAVNNQSENQETLFPLNIHDPENSDKIDQNIRDFLIERGSSRVDGVLFPKDNNGRHFDASHYKRLQPNGEKKDRKWLVYSISSDKVFCFCCKLFKTQSTMYKIGQLANEGYKDWHNLSRSLKNHEASKEHIDCMINWIELEKRLEKNKTIDDSIQVEINKEKEHWRQLLKRIIAIVHRLAKNNLAFRGDYEKIYAENNGNFLQMIEMIAEFDPIMKEHIRRIQSRETHYTYLGPKIQNELIQMLAHEVKKSIIAKV, encoded by the coding sequence ATGGTAGAAGAAACAATTGATAATCCAACGAATGTGGAACAAGAGAATGAAAACAACATTCATGTTGAAGAACTTGATCAATCTTTGGATATAGAATTGATTCAAACCCTCAATGTAAATGAATCGAATGATGAAGATGATGTGGATGCGGTTAATAATCAATCTGAAAATCAAGAGACTTTGTTTCCACTTAATATTCATGATCCAGAAAATTCAGATAAGATTGATCAAAATATTCGGGATTTTTTAATTGAAAGGGGTTCAAGTAGAGTTGATGGTGTTTTATTTCCTAAGGACAATAATGGTAGACATTTTGATGCATCACATTACAAGAGATTACAACCTAATGGCGAAAAAAAAGATAGAAAGTGGCTTGTGTATTCAATTTCTTCCGACAAAGTATTTTGCTTCTGTTGCAAATTATTCAAAACTCAAAGTACCATGTACAAAATTGGTCAATTGGCTAATGAAGGGTACAAAGATTGGCATAACTTGAGTCGTAGTCTGAAAAATCATGAAGCAAGTAAGGAACATATTGATTGTATGATTAATTGGATTGAATTGGAGAAAAGGTTGGAAAAAAATAAGACAATTGATGATAGCATACAAGTAGAAATCAACAAAGAGAAGGAGCATTGGAGACAACTATTAAAGAGGATAATTGCTATTGTGCATAGATTGGCAAAAAACAACTTGGCATTTCGAGGAGATTATGAGAAAATTTATGCTGAAAACAATGGCAACTTTTTGCAAATGATTGAAATGATAGCAGAGTTTGATCCAATAATGAAAGAACACATTCGTCGGATACAATCAAGGGAAACTCATTATACATATCTTGGTCCTAAAATCCAAAATGAGTTGATACAGATGCTAGCACATGAAGTGAAAAAATCAATCATTGCAAAAGTTTAA